Genomic DNA from bacterium:
TGACCACCGAGAACAACCGAGCGATGACACCCGAAGACCTACTTGGACCGCTGAATGAAGTGGAGCAAAAAAACGCTCCGAAGCAGCTCTTTGCTTCTGGGCGCCTGTCGCTTCTCGCAGAAGGCCGCCGTGTTTCGGTGGTCGGTTCGCGAAATGCCTCAGACGATGCGTTGGCTCGCGCCCGCTTCTTCTCGAGTGCGCTCGTGGAACATGGAATCACGGTCGTAAGCGGGCTCGCTCTTGGAATCGATGCAGTCGCTCACGAGACAGCTATTTCGGCGGGTGGCTCGACGATTGGGGTTCTCGGGACACCGCTTGACCAGTACTACCCGAAAGAAAACCGGTCGCTTCAGGAACGAATGATGCAAGAGCAGCTTGTCGTATCGCAGTTCGCCCCCGGAACACCTGGCGGCCGGAAGAACTTTCCGATGCGAAACCGGACGATGGCACTCATCACAGACGCCACGGTCATCGTTGAGGCCGGAGAGAAGAGCGGGACGCTGCACCAGGGTTGGGAGGCGCTTCGACTGGGACGGCTGCTCTTCCTCATGGAGAGCGTCGCGAACAATCCGAACCTCACCTGGCCGAGTGAGATGATTCGCTACGGAGCCCAAGTCCTCTCCCGTGGGAACCTGGAGCTCGTACTTGACGAGATGCCGGAGTTCCCACGTGGCGAATCCGCTTCTCTCTGAAATCGTCTTCGGAAGTTTTCTCGCCTACTCGCCTCGGGGGACTTCCGAACCTTCCGCGCGGTCGCGACGGGTAAGGGACGCGGTGAAGAGGGGCTCCGATGCCATCTTGCAGCAAGCGATGGTTCGCCTGGCGAAGGTGTTCGAAGAAAGCAACCTCGAGGAGGTCCTCGGCCCGAGAGTGACGCTGGTGCCAGCACCTCGAAGCGGCGTGTTGGTTAAAGGCGGCTTGTGGCCACCGCTCCTCGTCGCCCAAGCACTCCACGCCGCTGGATATGGAGAAGCAGTACTTCCGTGCCTCCTTCGAACAGAGGCTGTACCGAAGTCGGCGTTTCAACGGCCAGGCGAGCGGCCGAACGCCAAA
This window encodes:
- a CDS encoding DNA-processing protein DprA; its protein translation is MTPEDLLGPLNEVEQKNAPKQLFASGRLSLLAEGRRVSVVGSRNASDDALARARFFSSALVEHGITVVSGLALGIDAVAHETAISAGGSTIGVLGTPLDQYYPKENRSLQERMMQEQLVVSQFAPGTPGGRKNFPMRNRTMALITDATVIVEAGEKSGTLHQGWEALRLGRLLFLMESVANNPNLTWPSEMIRYGAQVLSRGNLELVLDEMPEFPRGESASL